The DNA sequence GAGCCGGTTTCGCGATTTGGCTGCGGGGCGTACGTTGATTGGCCCACATCGCGCCGATCTATACGGGGTCTATGCGGCCAAAGGTGTTCCTGCCAGGGACTGTTCGACCGGAGAGCAAAAAGCGTTGCTGGTGTCGTTGATTTTGGCCAACGCCCGTGCCCTGACCCGTAATTTTGGTGCGCCTCCGATCTTGTTGCTGGATGAGGTTGCGGCGCATCTGGATGCTGGTCGCCGGGCAGCGCTCTATGATGAGCTTTGTGCGCTTGGTGCGCAGGCTTGGATGACGGGTACGGGGCCGGAACTGTTCACGGAACTGGGTGAACGAGCTCAACACATTGAGGTGACCGGAGATGGGTTGCCATGACGGTGACCCGAACACGATGCGGCGGGTACCATAGATGTTGAAGAATGACGGGGTAACAGATCAGTAGTGTCAAACGATCTCAGCACCACCAGCTCCGGGTGCTATATTTAATTGGGTTGCTTCAAGTCCGGGCTTCGCTAAAAGATAGGAGTGAAATAGGTGGAATTGCGATGAACGTCGGCGGAATGATGATCGAAACATGGAATATCGTTGGGTGATATTTTGCAGCGATATATCTGGTCAGGTTTTCGAATATTAACCTTAGGTGAAATACAAGCCGTGAGAATGATCCCTACATGAATACTGCGACCTCCCCCTCCTTAGATGAGAAGATTTTCAGGGTTGTACTTGTGTTGGTCATAGGCATTCGGGTGCTTATGGCAATTCTTGCCAGTCAGTCGATGATGGAACTCCTAGTGACTGGAGACAATGATGATATCATGCGGTTTCTGTCAATCCAGGATTGGATGAATGGGCAGGGGTGGTTTGATATGCGGCAATATCGGATGCAGCCACCAGAAGGGCTTGATCTGCATTGGTCCCGCTATGTGGATCTTGGGATCGCAACACTTATCTGGCCGCTGTCTATGGTGCTTCCCTTTGAACAAGCGCAAGTGATTGGGATTGTTTTATGGCCTGCTATTTTGTTTGTTTTGTTGGTGATTGTGATTGGCTTCAGCGCACGCAAAATGTTCGGCCCGCTTGTTGGTGCGACCTCGATGATGGCAATCATACTGTGGCCCGTAACGGGAATAGTTTACTTTTCTGGAGCGCGCCTGGATCATCACAACGTTCAAATTTTGTTAATGACTGTGTTGACTTTAACAGCCGTATTGCCCGGGCCTGCTATCCGGCGCGGCATAATTGGGGGGGCAGCAGCAGCGTTGTCTTTGGCTGTCGGGCTTGAGGCGTTATTGGTCATTGCCTTGTTTGGGGGAATACTCGTTGCCCGAGCTTTACTGTTGTACACACAGTCCGTGCCACAGTTTGTGGCTTTCTGCGTAACGACTGCCATTGGCAGTGTGGTCTTGTTTTATGGGCAGGCTCCTATGGCCGAGTGGGCGCTGAATCACTGCGATGAATTGTCGGTGCCTTATTTATCCATTGCGGCAACCGGAGCGGGGATCAGTGTGGTTTATGCGGTAGTGTCTTCCAGATTGAGCCATTTGGTCACACGTACATTGGTGTTCTTGGCGCTGTGCGCTTTGGGTGTTTTTTTTCTTTACCCTTTGATCGAGCCGTGCTTCGCGGGCCCCTACGGCAACCTACCACCGGATGTGACCCATATCATTAGCAACCGAATTGAGGAGGCTAGGTCTATCTTTGTGGCGTTTAGCCAGGGGGAGGTGATTGTCTATGGACTTGTGCTTCCAACCATCGCCATAACATTTCTGATGACGGCGATTTGGGTTCGCCGCATTATTATTCAGCATGAGGATACTGCTACGACAGCTCGATTGGGTATTTTACTTTTATTTTCTTGGCTGGGCGTGCTGGCCAGCATGTCACAGATCCGCCTGACACTATTGGCAGCATCGGCGATACCAATATTGATTGGTTTTGCCCTTGCTGAATTTCTGACAGCGCGCCGGGAAGGTCGAAACCGGTATGTTTTAGTTCTGTTATTGCCATTGCTTGTAGTTGTCTTTGCGCCTTATGCGGGGAGTCTCCAGCCGGATAAAAATGAAAATGTATCGAACACCTCATCTGAACAGGGGGCAAGTCAATCAACTGCCGTCAAAACCTGTCGTAATTTGGACTTAATAAAAGAGCTAGCTGATCTTCCTCGTGGCAAGATATTTAGCTCGGCAAATATGAGTGCTCCGATTTTACTACTGACACCACATAGTGTTGTGACGGGCCTCTATCATCGCAGTCCCTCTGCTATTCGGGATGGTCTTTTGCCATTTGAGCAGGATGAGACGGCCCTTCGTGAGGCAATTATCCGAACAGACGTGGATTACTTGATGTTGTGTAGGAATCTTGTCTATGGAGATAGTGGCTCTTTCGGATCGCAACTCGCTGCGGGGCATGAGGTGGCATGGCTTCACCGGATTGAAGGGCTTAGCGATGAGCTTTTGCTGTTTAGTATTGTTCGGAATTGACCTCAAGATTGGGGGGCTTTTGAATGTTTCTAATCCCCCATTAAATGTTGCGGCTATTGAGCGTCTCTGGGGCGTAAAATATTGTGGTCAGCACGTGACATCCCCCTAGTAAAATCGTATAAAATGACAAAAATACGAGGAATGACGTTAATGTCTGAAGCAGTCCCGACGCCAGAAGAATATGGCGCCGATTCCATTAAAGTTCTCAAAGGCTTGGAAGCGGTTCGCAAACGTCCCGGCATGTACATCGGTGATACCGATGATGGGTCGGGCTTGCATCATATGGTGTATGAAGTCGTGGACAACGGTATTGATGAGGCTTTGGCCGGTCATGCGGATGCTGTGACCGTCACAATCCATGCGGATTCTTCCGTTTCTGTCAGCGATAATGGCCGTGGTATTCCCGTCGATATACACGAGGAAGAGGGCGTTTCAGCCGCTGAGGTTATCATGACCCAGCTGCACGCTGGCGGTAAGTTTGATAGCAACTCTTACAAAGTTTCGGGTGGTCTGCACGGTGTGGGCGTCTCCGTGGTGAATGCGCTGTCTGATTGGCTGGAGCTGCGCATCTGGCGTAATGGCAAGGAGCACTACGCGCGGTTTGAAGGTGGGGATACCGTCGAATCTTTGCGTGTTGTCGGCGATGCTGATGGTCGTAAAGGCACTGAAGTGCGCTTCATGGCCTCAACCGATACGTTTTCCAACCTCGAGTATAGCTTTGAAACTCTGGAAAAACGCCTGCGCGAATTGGCTTTCTTGAATTCCGGTGTTCGGATTATTTTGACGGATGAGCGTCCCGCAGAGCATCTGAAAAATGAATTGCATTACGATGGTGGTGTGAAGGAATTCGTCAAGTATCTAGATCGTCACAAAACAGCAGCGATGCCGGATCCGATTTTTATCACTGGTGAGAAAGATGACATCGGGGTCGAAGTCGCGATGTGGTGGAATGACAGCTATCACGAAACGGTATTGCCTTTCACCAACAACATCCCGCAGCGTGACGGCGGCACCCACATGGCGGGATTTCGCGGCGCGCTGACCCGCACTATCAACAACTATGCCCAAACCAGCGGTATTGCGAAAAAAGAAAAGATTAGCTTCACCGGTGATGATGCCCGAGAGGGCCTGACTTGCGTGCTGTCTGTCAAAGTGCCAGATCCTAAGTTTTCCAGTCAGACCAAAGACAAACTGGTCAGCTCTGAAGTGCGCCCGGCCGTCGAAGGTTTGGTCAATGAAAAGTTGTCTGAATGGTTCGAGGAAAACCCGAACGAGGCTAAGGTCATTGTGGGCAAGATCATCGAGGCCGCGCTGGCACGTGAAGCCGCACGTAAGGCGCGTGAACTGACCCGCCGCAAAACCGCGATGGACGTGAATTATCTGGCTGGTAAGCTCAAAGATTGCTCAGAAAAAGACCCGTCCAAGACCGAAGTCTTCCTCGTGGAGGGTGACTCTGCTGGTGGTTCGGCCCAGACGGGGCGTGATCGTTCAACTCAGGCCGTGCTGCCGTTGCGTGGTAAAATTCTGAACGTCGAGCGTGCCCGATTTGATCGAATGCTCGGCAGTCAGGAAATTGGCAACTTGGTCATGGCGCTGGGCACTGGGATTGGCCGGGATGAGTTCAATATTGAAAAACTGCGCTACCACAAGATTGTCATCATGACCGATGCGGATGTTGATGGTGCGCACATTCGAACGCTGCTGCTGACATTCTTCTATCGTCAGATGCCTGAGCTGATCGAAGGTGGATATCTTTATATCGCTCAACCACCGTTGTTCAAAGTCGCGCGTGGCAAATCTGAGGTGTACCTGAAAGATCAGGCCGCGCTTGAGGATTATCTGATCGCGCAGGGCAGTGATGATGCGGTGTTGCGCCTTGGTTCAGGCGAGGAAATTGTTGGCCAGGATCTGCTGCGCGTCGTCGAGGAGGCTCGTCAAATCAAGCGAATTGTCGAAGCATTCCCAACGCATTACCCGCGTCACATTTTGGAGCAAGCTGCGATTTCCGGTGCATTTTCACCTGGTCAGGTCGATGCTGATTTGCAAGGTGTTGCCGATGCCGTTGCCACTCGTCTTGATCTCATCGCTGCGGAGTACGAGCGAGGCTGGAGTGGGCGGCCGACACAGGATCATGGCATTCGCTTGACCCGTATGGTGCGCGGTGTTGAAGAAGTGCGCACGCTTGACGGAACGGCACTGCGTTCGGCTGAAGCTCGTAAATTGGGCCAGATGACTGATGCTTTGCATGAGGTTTATAACCTGCCATCCACTTTGGTGCGCAAGGATCGTAACCAAAGCATTCATGGGCCGCTGGGTTTACTGGACGCGATCTTGAAAGAAGGCGAAAAAGGTCTCTCCTTGCAGCGCTACAAAGGTTTGGGTGAAATGAACCCCGGCCAGTTGTGGGAAACCACATTGGACCCCGAGGCGCGGACTTTGCTGCAGGTTAAAATCGACGATGTGGCCGAGGCAGATGACCTCTTTACCAAACTGATGGGTGATGTGGTCGAACCGCGCCGCGAATTTATCCAGAAGAATGCTCTCAGCGTTGAAAATCTGGATTTCTAAACCGTCGAGAAATTTGCTTATTCGCCTCAGCCCTTAACGGGGCTGGGGCTTTTATTGAGCAAGCTCATCCCTCATCCCGCGCAATGTGGGGTCATCGGGTAAATATGTTAGGGCTTCTTCAACAATCGCCAGCGCGTCGTTCACGCCGCCACTGATATGCGCCAGCCGCACCAGCATCGGCCAGGCTTCGGCGCGTTGCGGATCTAACCGTACAACTTCGCCGAAGGCTTGTGTCGCTGCGGCGGCGTTGCGCATCGTCAAGGCCATGCCGCCAAGAACAAGATGAGTTTCTGGGAAATCCAGGCGAGTGGACATGGAATTCTGCCATTCAGCCATGCCCTGACTGAGGGCTTTCCGTTCGGTCGATTGCATTAAGGCTGGCGATACATTCAAAAGCTGCTTTGCAGCGGCAGATCGTACCGCGCGGCGTGGGTCTTCTAGCAAAGGCAGAAGGCGTGCCACTCTTGCCTCTGGGGCTGCGCTGCTTTGCAATTGCGCCGCGCTTTCACGGACCAGCGGATCCGGGTCGTTGAGTAGTGAGGCCATGATTGTCGTCACACCTTGGTCTGCAACAGGTTGCAATAGATAGAGTGCCGTCGCACGAACGATACCGGCCTGCTCAGGATCAAGTGCCAGTGCTTGTAAGTCTTGCCCTGTCAATTCTGGGCTTACCTGTGCCTGTGCAAAGACTGTTCCATAGTGTGGTGTGCGATGTCGTGAATCGGGGTACCAATCAGAAATAGTCTGCGCGGCCCAATCCGGGGTTCGGTCTGCGTGGCAATCAGTGCAGGCATCTGGTGCGCCAGTTTGGTCATGCAAATCAGGGCGGGGGATGCGGAAGGAGTGATCACGCCGCCCATCAATGCCCATATAAATGCGTTCGATCATGTGGCAGCTATTGCATTGAGCGCCATCACTGTTTTGCAGGTGTTTGTGGTGTTCGGGCGTGTCGTAATTTTTCAATGTGAGTGTTGGGAAGTCGGTGTTGCCCGCCTCAGAATGGCATTGAGTGCAAAGAGCGTTGCCTTCAATTTTGATTTCGGCCTTATGGGGATCATGACAGTTCATGCACCCCACGCCACGCGCGTACATCTTGGACTGAAGAAAAGAGCCGTAGACGTAGACTTCGTCGAGTATCTGACCATCCGGATGATAGAGACCGGGGCGCAAGAGGGCCAATCTATAGGTGTCATGGAAAGGTGTGCCTGGGATGGGATTGCCATTGGTCAATGCCTCGCGTCGAGAATGGCAGCCGGCGCATTGTTGGATTCCAGTTTCTGGATTGTCGCTGTCAAATGAAAACGCAAAGCCGTAGGCATCCAGATCTTGGGCATCAAGATCTGCTCGCTTTGTAGCGTTATTGGCCCATTTCAAGTGTTCGGATGCTGGTCCATGACAGGCCTCGCATCCGACACCTATCTCAGCTTGGGCCGATTGGTAGCTACGCGTGTCAGCAATGTAGTTGCGTTGGTAATCTGTGGCGTGACATTCGGCGCAACGGGCGTTCCAAGTTTTATATGGGCCGCTCCAATGCAATCCATCATCCGGAGGCAGGTCTTGATCTGGGTAAAGATGATACCAGCGTTTTTCGACGTCATCCCAAGTGACATCGAAACTTTGCTGACGTCCGTCTTCCGTTTCCAGAAGGTACTGTTGTAGGGGGGCAATCCCAGCAACAGAATGGACCGGGTATGTGGTGGTTTTACCGTCTGTTTCAGTTACTGTGATGATGTAATCATCACCCTCTTTTGTGAATGAAACCTGCATGTCATCATGATCAAACCGTGCATCGTTGAAATCGCCTAAAACACTACTTGGGGTGGGTTCCATCCAGGCCTTGGCATGGTGCGATGTGGCCCAGGCTTCTGTCTCCTCAGCATGACAGTCCGTACAGTTTTGAGATCCGACATAAGTTGGGCTCTGCGCGTATAACGGGCTTGCAAGAAAGATCATGAAAACTGCAAGCAACCTGAGCATATCAAACCTTTGTGGTGCTGGACTTGTAAAGCGGGATGTGGCCATTGCTTCCGCAGCAGATGAATGGCGTGGGTAATGGAGTTACACTAATCTATTCCATTGAAAGAACAACGTTTCTCTTCGTTTCGGTCAACTCGTTTTGTAGCGGCTCATGATCATGTCGACACTACTTTCTACGATTTGGGTCATTTCCTCTTCGGTTATGATCGGGGCGCCAAAGATCACGGGCCAAAAGGCCTTGGCTTTGATCAGACCAACAAATTCAACGCCGGCCTCGTCCGGATTGGGAACCTCCATTTGCCCGTCTGCGGTTGCAATCCGAAGCATGTCGGCAAAGACGCGGGTTTTATCCATTTTGCCTTGTGTTTTCTCGGCTAAGGCCGGATTGCGCAAAACCTCGCTGATCACCATACGCGCCATGGCGATGACTTCGGGTGACATCAAAAGGCGGCCTTCAACCCATGCTAAATCGATCAACTGGTCTCGGATAGGGCGACCTTGCTCATAGCGAATATCCATCATGTCGGCAAAACGGTTGGACAAAACGCCGACGATGGATTGAAAGAGATTCTCTTTACTTTCAAAGTATTTATACACCGTACGCTTTGAAACTTCTGCGCGTGCTGAAACCCTATCCATGCTGGCTGCGGCGAATCCCTTTTCCTGGAACTCTTCTACAGCAGCATTGATGATCTGCTGGAATTTCTCTGAATTTGGCGCTGTGCAGTCGGTCATGGCATCATGATATGCGGGAAAAATCTGATGCGGTCAAATCTTGACGTAAACTTGTGAGTTTACAATGGGGTGAAATTCCCATACGTGTAAACGCGCCAGTTTACCACGCACAGATTATACGCTTCAGATGGAGACCAGCCAATGACAATCTCTCTAAACCTAAACGGCAATACGCATGACGTCGATGCCGAGCCTGGGACTCCATTGCTATGGGTGATCCGGGATGAACTGAAAATGACCGGCACCAAGTTTGGCTGCGGCGTGGCCTCGTGCGGCGCATGTACTGTGCATGTCGATGGCGAGCCGGTGCGTTCATGCCAAACCTATATAGAAGATGTAGGCGAGGCTGAGGTTACGACAATTGAGGCCATGTCTGAAACTGATATCGGCGCAGCCGTACAACAGGCTTGGGTCGAGTTGGATGTTGTCCAATGCGGATATTGCCAGTCTGGTCAGATTATGTCGGCGGTTGGCTTGCTCAAGGAAAACCCCAAGCCGTCAGTCGAAGATATCGACAGCTATATGCACGGCAACGCCTGCCGTTGTGCCACTTACCAACGTATCCGTGCGGGTGTTCAACGTGCCGCAGAAATACTGGAGGCTTGATATGACTTTACAAACAACCCGTCGGAACTTCCTTAAAGGTGGCGCTGCAACGGCCGCCGTGTTGATCATTGGTTCGCGGCCTGATGGAGTTGTCGCGGCGGCCTCTGGCAATCCCTTGATGTTCAATCCGTTCGTCAAGATTGACGCTAACGGTACAGTGACTGCGATTGTGAAGCACTTTGAAATGGGGCAAGGGCCAACCACAGGCCTGTCCACATTGATTGCCGAGGAAATCGGTTTGCGGATCGATCAGATTGACTATGAATACGCGCCGTCCAACCCCAAGGTGTACAATAACCTCGCCTTTGGCCCGTTTCAGGGGACTGGTGGATCGACTGCGATGGCAAACTCATTCGTACAATACCGCACCGCTGGTGCCGCGGCGCGTGAGATGCTGATCACTGCTGCGGCGCAATCGCTGGGCGTTAAGGCATCTGAGTTGAACATCGAGGACGGTATGATCATCGGTGCTGGTCAATCTGCACCTCTTGGTGAGTTTGTCGCGGCTGCGACGCAGTTGGAAGCGCCAACCGCGCCACGTCTCAAGGACCCGTCAGAGTTCCGCCTAATTGGCAATTTGGATGTGCGCCGCTTGGATAGTGCCATCAAAGGCAACGGCACCGCGCAGTTCGCGATAGATGTGCATCTACCGAACCAGATGGTCACTATGATTGCCCGCCCAGAGCAGCGCGGAGGTTTGGCTAAGGGTTTTGACGATAGCGCCTCAAAAGAGGTGAAAGGTTACATCATGTCAGCCGTTCTTCCCAACAACGCCGGAGTTGCAGTTTATGCCGAGAACACTTGGGCTGCGATGCAGGCGCGAGACGCGCTAGAGGTCGAATGGGATTTATCTGGTGCTGAAACGCGCGGTTCCGATCAAATTAAAGCCGAGATCTTGTCTGCCTTAGATGCTGATCCGCAGTTTAACGTGAACAACAGCGATCTTTCTGTCACGCAGGATGCATTAGATGGCGCGACTCAGGTAGTTGAGAAAACGTTCTATTTTCCTTTGCTGGCGCATGCTCCGATGGAACCTCTTAATTGCACGATTGAACCCACGGAAGACGGGGGTGTCATTTTGCATGACGGGGCGCAGATGCCGACGGGGCCTCACTTTGCCTTGTCGCAGATCCTAGGTCTTCCAATGGATAAAATCCAGATTAACACTATGCTGGCAGGGGGCTCCTTTGGTCGTCGCGCTACACCAGATGCAGATTACCAATCTGAGGCGGCGTTGGCTTTTGCCATGACCGACCAGTCACGCCCGGTTAAGCTAGTCTGGGCACGCGAGGATGATTTACGCAGTGGTTATTATCGCCCGGCCTTTGGTCATAAGGTGCGTGTCGGTTTAGATGCAGGTGGTGCCATTGTCGGTTGGGACCACCGGATTGCCGGCCAGTCCATCATGAAAGGCACTCCGTTCGAAGCGATGGTGGTGCATGATGGTGTCGATCACAGCTCTGTTGAGGGAACGGCAGACACTGCGTATCAGATCCCTAATGGCTTCTTCGGTCTGACAGATACGCCAAAGGCAACGACGACGTTGTGGTGGCGCTCGGTGGGGCATACCCATACCGCCTATGTTATGGAGGTCATGATGGACATGGCGGCCAAGGCGGCGGGGCAGGATCCAGTGGCATTCCGTATTAATTATTTGAGCGGTGATACCGAGGACCAAAAACGCTTGGTCGGAGTACTGAAGTTGGCTGCGGAACAGGCGGGTTGGGGCAATGCACCTGAGGGGCGCGCACAGGGTGTCGCAGTGCATAAGTCCTTTGGGTCTTACGTGGCTGAGGTGGTTGAAATCTCAGGCACAGCAGAGGGTGGTGTCAAGATCGAGAATGTGACCTGTGCGGTTGATTGCGGTCTCGCGGTGAATCCCGATGTGATCAAAGCTCAGATGGAGGGTGGCATAGGTTACGGTATCGGTCACGTGATGCGTGATCAAATCACCCTAACGGGTGGTGCTGTAGATCAATACAATTTCCCAGATTATGAACCACTACGTATCAGTGACATTGCTGCAATTGATGTGCATATCGTGCCGTCGGCCGCAGCCCCAACCGGGGTTGGCGAACCTGGCGTGCCGCCAGCAGCTCCGGCATTGGCGAATGCGATCGCCGCCGCAAGCGGCGAATTGCCTGTAAGTGTAATGCCAATGGCTGATAACGGCGTAGAATTTGCATGATGCCATTATAGTGCTGTATCGCGCGGGACCAAGTGGAGGGATCAAAGTGTAAAGCTTTGATCCCTTTGCAATTGGCGTTTACCTAATTTGATCCCACGTCAACTATAAAAGTGACGTTACGTATCAACTGCGTCAACTTGCTTGTCTGGTGTAAGGCTGTTCCTATCTGTTGCTGTAACGAGTGAGTTTGTACTTTTGATGGATAGTTCGATGACCGACAATGTAATGACAATCAGGCAAATGTGCGATGCGTTCGATGTGACGCCTCGTACCCTTCGTTTTTACGAATCGAAGGAGCTTCTTTCGCCAATTCGCGAGGGGCAAAAGCGCCTGTTTACAAAACGTGACCGCGCCCGCCTTAAGTTGATTTTGCAAGGCAAGCGTTTTGGTTTCACGCTGGAAGAGATTCGCCAGCTTCTGGATCTCTACAGCAAAGAAGACCAGCAACTGACACAAATTACCCAGACCTATGACATCGCTGTTCAGCGTCTCAGAGATCTGGAGGAACAGCGTGACACGCTGAATGAAGCCATTGCCGATCTGCGCGCGCAACTCAAGTGGGGGGACAATATGTTGTCTTCTTTGCGCGCAGACGCCGCTGAATAACAATAATAAACGCCAGACTTGCACAATTAGGGAGACCAACATGCCCAGCTACACCGCCCCAACCCGCGATATGCAATTCATCCTCCACGATGTTTTGAAAGCCTCTGAAACAGACACGCCGGGTTATGCCGAATTAGACTCTGATTTCACCTCGGCTGTTCTGGAAGAGGCTGGCAAGATTGCCTCCGAGGTTCTAGCACCTCTGAACACGGTGGGTGATACCGAGGGCTGCGTTCTGGAAAACGGTGTTGTCCGGACACCAACAGGGTTCAAGGCGGCGTTTGACCAGGTACGTGAAGGTGGTTGGACGGCGTTGGACTTGCCTGAAGAGTTTGGTGGTCAAAATATGCCCTACTTGCTGGGCACGGCTGTTGGTGAAATGTTCTCGGGTTCTAACCAGGCCTTTACTATGTATCAGGGCCTCACTCACGGAGCGGCTTCTGCCATTCTGGTGCACGGTACTGAAGAACAAAAAGCAACCTACCTGCCGAACATGGCGTCCTGCGAATGGACGGGTACCATGAACCTGACTGAACCACATTGTGGTACCGATCTGGGCTTGATGCGTACCAAAGCCGAGCCTCAGGGTGATGGTAGCTTCAAGATCTCTGGCCAGAAGATTTTCATCTCGGCGGGTGAGCATGACATGGTCGACAACATCATTCACTTGGTGTTGGCAAAAATTCCCGGAGGCCCCGAAGGTATCAAAGGCGTAAGCCTGTTTATCGTGCCCAAGTTTATGGTTAATGAAGACGGCTCACTTGGTGAGCGCAACGGCGTGTCTTGTGGCAACATCGAAGAGAAAATGGGCATTCACGGTAATTCGACCTGTGTGATGAACTATGACGAGGCAACAGGTTACCTGTTAGGGGAAGAACACAAAGGTATGCGTGCAATGTTCACCATGATGAACGAGGCGCGCATTGGTGTTGGTATGCAGGGTCTGGCACAGGCTGAGGCTGCCTATCAGAACGCTGTGGAATACGCCAAGGACCGCCTGCAAGGGCGTGATGTGACTGGTGCTAAAAACCCTGATGGTCCAGCCGATCCGCTGATCGTACATCCTGATATTCGCCGCTCGCTGATGGATCAAAAGTCCTTTGTCGAAGGTGGCCGCGCGTTTCTTTTGTGGGGATCACAGATGATCGACCAGTCGCACCGTGGTGGCGATGAAGCAGCCGAAGGTCTGGTCAGTCTGCTGACACCAGTGATCAAAGG is a window from the Roseovarius sp. EL26 genome containing:
- a CDS encoding xanthine dehydrogenase family protein molybdopterin-binding subunit, which translates into the protein MTLQTTRRNFLKGGAATAAVLIIGSRPDGVVAAASGNPLMFNPFVKIDANGTVTAIVKHFEMGQGPTTGLSTLIAEEIGLRIDQIDYEYAPSNPKVYNNLAFGPFQGTGGSTAMANSFVQYRTAGAAAREMLITAAAQSLGVKASELNIEDGMIIGAGQSAPLGEFVAAATQLEAPTAPRLKDPSEFRLIGNLDVRRLDSAIKGNGTAQFAIDVHLPNQMVTMIARPEQRGGLAKGFDDSASKEVKGYIMSAVLPNNAGVAVYAENTWAAMQARDALEVEWDLSGAETRGSDQIKAEILSALDADPQFNVNNSDLSVTQDALDGATQVVEKTFYFPLLAHAPMEPLNCTIEPTEDGGVILHDGAQMPTGPHFALSQILGLPMDKIQINTMLAGGSFGRRATPDADYQSEAALAFAMTDQSRPVKLVWAREDDLRSGYYRPAFGHKVRVGLDAGGAIVGWDHRIAGQSIMKGTPFEAMVVHDGVDHSSVEGTADTAYQIPNGFFGLTDTPKATTTLWWRSVGHTHTAYVMEVMMDMAAKAAGQDPVAFRINYLSGDTEDQKRLVGVLKLAAEQAGWGNAPEGRAQGVAVHKSFGSYVAEVVEISGTAEGGVKIENVTCAVDCGLAVNPDVIKAQMEGGIGYGIGHVMRDQITLTGGAVDQYNFPDYEPLRISDIAAIDVHIVPSAAAPTGVGEPGVPPAAPALANAIAAASGELPVSVMPMADNGVEFA
- the gyrB gene encoding DNA topoisomerase (ATP-hydrolyzing) subunit B produces the protein MSEAVPTPEEYGADSIKVLKGLEAVRKRPGMYIGDTDDGSGLHHMVYEVVDNGIDEALAGHADAVTVTIHADSSVSVSDNGRGIPVDIHEEEGVSAAEVIMTQLHAGGKFDSNSYKVSGGLHGVGVSVVNALSDWLELRIWRNGKEHYARFEGGDTVESLRVVGDADGRKGTEVRFMASTDTFSNLEYSFETLEKRLRELAFLNSGVRIILTDERPAEHLKNELHYDGGVKEFVKYLDRHKTAAMPDPIFITGEKDDIGVEVAMWWNDSYHETVLPFTNNIPQRDGGTHMAGFRGALTRTINNYAQTSGIAKKEKISFTGDDAREGLTCVLSVKVPDPKFSSQTKDKLVSSEVRPAVEGLVNEKLSEWFEENPNEAKVIVGKIIEAALAREAARKARELTRRKTAMDVNYLAGKLKDCSEKDPSKTEVFLVEGDSAGGSAQTGRDRSTQAVLPLRGKILNVERARFDRMLGSQEIGNLVMALGTGIGRDEFNIEKLRYHKIVIMTDADVDGAHIRTLLLTFFYRQMPELIEGGYLYIAQPPLFKVARGKSEVYLKDQAALEDYLIAQGSDDAVLRLGSGEEIVGQDLLRVVEEARQIKRIVEAFPTHYPRHILEQAAISGAFSPGQVDADLQGVADAVATRLDLIAAEYERGWSGRPTQDHGIRLTRMVRGVEEVRTLDGTALRSAEARKLGQMTDALHEVYNLPSTLVRKDRNQSIHGPLGLLDAILKEGEKGLSLQRYKGLGEMNPGQLWETTLDPEARTLLQVKIDDVAEADDLFTKLMGDVVEPRREFIQKNALSVENLDF
- a CDS encoding MerR family DNA-binding transcriptional regulator, with product MTDNVMTIRQMCDAFDVTPRTLRFYESKELLSPIREGQKRLFTKRDRARLKLILQGKRFGFTLEEIRQLLDLYSKEDQQLTQITQTYDIAVQRLRDLEEQRDTLNEAIADLRAQLKWGDNMLSSLRADAAE
- a CDS encoding (2Fe-2S)-binding protein yields the protein MTISLNLNGNTHDVDAEPGTPLLWVIRDELKMTGTKFGCGVASCGACTVHVDGEPVRSCQTYIEDVGEAEVTTIEAMSETDIGAAVQQAWVELDVVQCGYCQSGQIMSAVGLLKENPKPSVEDIDSYMHGNACRCATYQRIRAGVQRAAEILEA
- a CDS encoding TetR/AcrR family transcriptional regulator; this encodes MTDCTAPNSEKFQQIINAAVEEFQEKGFAAASMDRVSARAEVSKRTVYKYFESKENLFQSIVGVLSNRFADMMDIRYEQGRPIRDQLIDLAWVEGRLLMSPEVIAMARMVISEVLRNPALAEKTQGKMDKTRVFADMLRIATADGQMEVPNPDEAGVEFVGLIKAKAFWPVIFGAPIITEEEMTQIVESSVDMIMSRYKTS
- a CDS encoding multiheme c-type cytochrome, coding for MIFLASPLYAQSPTYVGSQNCTDCHAEETEAWATSHHAKAWMEPTPSSVLGDFNDARFDHDDMQVSFTKEGDDYIITVTETDGKTTTYPVHSVAGIAPLQQYLLETEDGRQQSFDVTWDDVEKRWYHLYPDQDLPPDDGLHWSGPYKTWNARCAECHATDYQRNYIADTRSYQSAQAEIGVGCEACHGPASEHLKWANNATKRADLDAQDLDAYGFAFSFDSDNPETGIQQCAGCHSRREALTNGNPIPGTPFHDTYRLALLRPGLYHPDGQILDEVYVYGSFLQSKMYARGVGCMNCHDPHKAEIKIEGNALCTQCHSEAGNTDFPTLTLKNYDTPEHHKHLQNSDGAQCNSCHMIERIYMGIDGRRDHSFRIPRPDLHDQTGAPDACTDCHADRTPDWAAQTISDWYPDSRHRTPHYGTVFAQAQVSPELTGQDLQALALDPEQAGIVRATALYLLQPVADQGVTTIMASLLNDPDPLVRESAAQLQSSAAPEARVARLLPLLEDPRRAVRSAAAKQLLNVSPALMQSTERKALSQGMAEWQNSMSTRLDFPETHLVLGGMALTMRNAAAATQAFGEVVRLDPQRAEAWPMLVRLAHISGGVNDALAIVEEALTYLPDDPTLRGMRDELAQ